The Sulfurimonas sp. genome includes the window ATACCAAATTGAAAATATTCAAATGGATTTTTAACTCCAAAACCTAAAATTTCTTCAATAAAAAAGAGATTTGAAATAGTTTCTTTTTTTAGAAGTTTATGCTTTCCAACAGTGTCTAAAGCTTCGTTCGTGCTTGAAACAAACGCTTCTATAAGAGCAAGAGCAGAAGACACATTCATGTCATCGCTTAGAGCTTTTAGTAAAGCTTCTTTAAATGGAGTAGCATCTGTGTTGTAAGAGAGTCCAAAAAGTCTCTTTTTAAGTCTGTATATTTTGTCAAGTCTCTTTTTAGCACTAGCTAAGTCTTCAGTATTGAAGTTGAAATTACTTCTGTAGTGAGTGCTTAAAAGATAAAAGCGTAAAACTTCCCCATCATACTCTTTTAGTGCATCTTTTAAGAAGAAGCTGTTTCCTAAACTTTTAGACATTTTTTCGCCATTAATGTTTACAAAACCATTATGCATCCAGTAGTTTGCAAGTGCGTGATTAGTTCCGCATCTAGTCTGTGCAGCTTCGTTTTCATGGTGAGGGAAAAGTAAGTCAGCCCCACCGCCATGAATATCAACTGCAAAAGGAGCATCTGTAGATGCTAGATGTTTCTCTATCATTGCTGAACACTCTAGATGCCAACCAGGACGACCTTTTCCAAAGGGAGAGTTAAAAGTTATACTTCCATCTTTTACACTCTTCCAAAGAGCAAAATCAGCACTATTTTTTTTACTTGTTGAACTTTGAATTCTTTGTTGTTTGTCCTCTTCATCTTGAACTCTAGCAGAAAGCTTTAGGTATTGGTTATCGCTTGAAGTATCGAAGTATACATCACCTTCTGGAGTGGTATAAGCATGATTTGTATCTATGAGTTTTTGTATAAGTTTATACATAGCATCTAGACTTTGTGTAGCCTTAGGTTCTATATCTGGTCGAGCAACTCCTATGGCTTGCATCTCTTTGTGAAATGCATTTGTATAAAAATCAGTTATCTCTTTTATATCTTTCTTTTGTTCTATGGCCTTTTTGATGATTTTATCATCTATATCTGTAATATTTCTAGCATAAGTGACATCGAAACCATTTGCTTTAAAAATGCGAGTTAAAAGGTCAAAAACTAAAGCACTTTTTGCATGACCTAGATGTGCATCATCATAAACAGTTGGTCCACAAACATAAAGAGAAATTTTTCCCTCTTGCATTGGAGTAAACTTTCGTTTTATTTTTTGTACTGAATCGTATATATACATTTAAGTTTTTCCTATATATTTTGTAAATATTTATTATTTTATCAAAATTTTAGTGAATTTTACTTAAGTTTTATTTCTTTCACTTTTTAACTTTAATTCCTTTTATAGCATTAAGAAGTATACCGACTGTTGTACCATTATGCAAAACAGCTGTTGTAATAGGATTAATATACCCCATGGTAGCTGAGGCTAAAATAGCACTGTTTGCAGCTACTGTAATATTGAAATTTGATTTTATAAGTTTCATAGTATCTTGTGCTAATTCTAAAGCATTACTAATACAAGCAATATCATCTTTAAGTAAAGAAATATCAGCAGATGCTTTTGCAATCTGAGCACCTTTACTCATACTTATGCCAACATTTGCTTCAACTAAAGCAGGTGCATCATTTATTCCATCTCCAACAAAAACAACTTTCTTGCCATTAGCGACCAGTTCTTTTACAATGTCTGCTTTTTGAGTAGGAAGAAGTTGGGCAAAAACTGTATCAATTCCGATTTCTTTAGCTACTTCATCTGCTTTTTGTTGCTTATCTCCAGTTAGCATAATAATTTCTTTAATTCCTAACTTGTGAAGTTTATCAATAGTTGTTTTAGTATTATGCCGAACTGTATCTATCATTGTTATCATACCGAGAAGTTTATAATCATATCCGATACAAAGGATAGTTTTACCTTCATCTTCATGTTTTTGTATAGTAGGAATATGACCATTGAAGTCTATACCTTCATCATCTTCTAAGAAGTGTTGAGAGCCTATATGGACTTTCTTACCAGCCACTTCAGTGATTACTCCATGTGCAACAATAAATTCTACTTCTTCATGATGAATATGTTCAAATGATTGCTCATTTGCGGCTCTTACTACGGCTTCTGCAACAGGATGAAAGTAATGCTCCTCTGTTGAAGCTGCAAGTGATAAAATTTTATTTTCATCCCATTCATCATTAAAGGATATTACATCTGAAACATATAACTCCCCTTTAGTAAGTGTGCCTGTTTTGTCAAATATAACCGTATCTGCTTCACTTAAATTTTCTAATGCTTGAGCATTTTTAATCATAATGCCATTTTTTCCAGCTTTATGAAGAGAACTTTTAAATGCAACAGGGGTAGCAAGTTTTAAAGCACAAGAATAATCAGCTTGTAATACAGCAGCAACTCTCTCCCAGTCTTTAGTAGTAATATATGCAAAAGCACTCAATCCTAGTGTTAAAGGAACTAGCTTATCTGCTAGTTTTAGAGCCTTAAGTGCAGAAGAAGATTTAGATGAGAGTGACTCTTCTATATATTTAGTAACTTGAGCAGCCGAGGTATCATCTCCGACATGTTCAGCCCAAATTTTTATTCGTCCCTCTTCCACTATCGTTCCAGCCATTACTCTATCGCCATAGGCTTTAGTGACAGATACGCTTTCTCCTGTCATACTAGATTGATTTATCAATGCTTCGCCTTGTATGATATGCCCATCAACACTTATCATATCTCCAACAGCGACAATAACAATATCACCTATTTTCACAAGCTTATAACTAATTTTTTCTTCAATTCCATTTTTTTCAATCCAGACCTCTTCTACATTAGGACGAATTAGTTCACGAAGTAAGTTATCAGAGCGATCGGATGTACTTTCTTCTATATATTCACCAGCTTCAAGTAAAAGACTTGTAAAATTAGCTGCAGTGTAATCTTTTCTTAAAAGAGATACTCCGACAGCTAAGGATTCTAAAACATGAGAAGTAATTCCATTTTTGTATAAATCTTTTAATCCTGATATCATCATTGGTGTGTTAGTCGCTATGCTTAGCGGTGCATTAACAATATTTGGTAGAATAAAACCAGCACCAGTAACACTAGCTATAGTTATAAGCCCTTGTTTGGAAATATGAACTTCACCTCTCTCAACTCTACAACTTGAATCACACTTAGTTGTTTTGAAATCAGTTATAATTTTTTCAATTTCTTTTTGAATTTGAGAGTTGGTTATTTCTATTATTAAACTTTTTGCTCTAATATTTACTCTAGCATTTTTAACACCTTCACACTTTTGAATACTTTCTATTAATGGTCTTGCATCATTTTTAGATGATATATCAAATATCTTGTATCTTAATCGGTTTGGGAGTTTATGAACTAAATTAAATTTATTCATTAAGCTTCTTTTGCTGCTTCATGTTCTGCTTTGGCATCTTCGAAACGCTCTTTCATTTCATCCATTCCACCAGTGATAACATCACCCATAGACACCATACCTTTAAAGATAGTTTTTTGAACATTCTCATTTGTTAGTATATAGGTAGCTGCTGCACCAATTAAAAGACCTGCTAATACTTCTGAAGTGCTAAATCCCATGCTGTTTTTATTTAAATATGGGTTTTGATTATTCATATTATTTGAGTTTTGCATCTGCTTGTTTGCTCTATTACCTCTGTTACTCATATTACCTTGAATATTGCTATTATTCATATATGGATTACTATCGTTTGTTTGGTATTTTTTCATTATTTCTCTCCATCAGTAATAAGTTTATTTTTTTGATATATTGCGCTTTTTTCTATCGTATATATAGCTCCTGCACCTAAAACTAAAGAACCAATAGTCTGAAAAAATGATTTTCTAGGATCACCTAGATTATTTGCAACTGATATAGCAGTTGCAGTTGCAATTCCACCAATAAGAGAGTCTTTTAGTGTATCTCTTATGGCCTCGGTTTTATCTTTTTCATTCTCTTTAACTTTTTTTGCATTACCTATTGCAGAGATAACTCCAACAGCAACAGCACCACTTACTCCATGACCAACTACATGTCTTGGAGTACCTGTTTGTACAGTAAAGTTACTTATCATTAGCAACTTCTTTTTTAGTTGTTGCTTTTTTGGTGGTAGTCTTACTTACTTTAGCAGTAGCTGTTTTTCGTGCATCTTTTTTTTCTTGATTTTTTTCTTTTATAGTTTCTACTGTAGATTTTACAGTATCAACAGTTGTTATTGCTACTTCATTAACAGCTTCTGCACCACTCTTTACGCTATCTGTTACAACACTAACGAAAGTTTTTTCTTTATTTTTTCTTTTTATATAAAGTGTTACGCCTGCGCCTATTGCTGCGCCTATTAAATATGGTATCATGATTTATCCTTATCATTAAAAATTTTATCAAATACATCTTTTGATGCATCTGAACTTAGTGCCATCGCTATTGCAGCACCTGCTGCCATGCCTAACATCATATCTCTGCTTCCCAAAGAAGCAAGTGTTTGTGTGATT containing:
- a CDS encoding heavy metal translocating P-type ATPase, with the protein product MNKFNLVHKLPNRLRYKIFDISSKNDARPLIESIQKCEGVKNARVNIRAKSLIIEITNSQIQKEIEKIITDFKTTKCDSSCRVERGEVHISKQGLITIASVTGAGFILPNIVNAPLSIATNTPMMISGLKDLYKNGITSHVLESLAVGVSLLRKDYTAANFTSLLLEAGEYIEESTSDRSDNLLRELIRPNVEEVWIEKNGIEEKISYKLVKIGDIVIVAVGDMISVDGHIIQGEALINQSSMTGESVSVTKAYGDRVMAGTIVEEGRIKIWAEHVGDDTSAAQVTKYIEESLSSKSSSALKALKLADKLVPLTLGLSAFAYITTKDWERVAAVLQADYSCALKLATPVAFKSSLHKAGKNGIMIKNAQALENLSEADTVIFDKTGTLTKGELYVSDVISFNDEWDENKILSLAASTEEHYFHPVAEAVVRAANEQSFEHIHHEEVEFIVAHGVITEVAGKKVHIGSQHFLEDDEGIDFNGHIPTIQKHEDEGKTILCIGYDYKLLGMITMIDTVRHNTKTTIDKLHKLGIKEIIMLTGDKQQKADEVAKEIGIDTVFAQLLPTQKADIVKELVANGKKVVFVGDGINDAPALVEANVGISMSKGAQIAKASADISLLKDDIACISNALELAQDTMKLIKSNFNITVAANSAILASATMGYINPITTAVLHNGTTVGILLNAIKGIKVKK
- a CDS encoding YtxH domain-containing protein, producing the protein MKKYQTNDSNPYMNNSNIQGNMSNRGNRANKQMQNSNNMNNQNPYLNKNSMGFSTSEVLAGLLIGAAATYILTNENVQKTIFKGMVSMGDVITGGMDEMKERFEDAKAEHEAAKEA
- the cysS gene encoding cysteine--tRNA ligase — encoded protein: MYIYDSVQKIKRKFTPMQEGKISLYVCGPTVYDDAHLGHAKSALVFDLLTRIFKANGFDVTYARNITDIDDKIIKKAIEQKKDIKEITDFYTNAFHKEMQAIGVARPDIEPKATQSLDAMYKLIQKLIDTNHAYTTPEGDVYFDTSSDNQYLKLSARVQDEEDKQQRIQSSTSKKNSADFALWKSVKDGSITFNSPFGKGRPGWHLECSAMIEKHLASTDAPFAVDIHGGGADLLFPHHENEAAQTRCGTNHALANYWMHNGFVNINGEKMSKSLGNSFFLKDALKEYDGEVLRFYLLSTHYRSNFNFNTEDLASAKKRLDKIYRLKKRLFGLSYNTDATPFKEALLKALSDDMNVSSALALIEAFVSSTNEALDTVGKHKLLKKETISNLFFIEEILGFGVKNPFEYFQFGIDEKTKQKIDELITLRNEAKKEKNFEASDKLRDEILAFGISIMDTAQGTFWEKL